Sequence from the Pirellulales bacterium genome:
GATGGAAAATCGAGCGCTCCGAAGAGCCCCTCGGGAACTTAATTCCCGCCGATTCAAGCGATCAAGGCTTACTCCTCGTCGAGCTTTTCCAGCTTCGACTCCGCATGTCGGCCCGAGGAGCGAACCAATAGAACCAATCCCAGTGCCAAGCACAAAATCACCAATAGCGCGGGCCAGGTATCGCCGTGCGGACCCGATAATCCATTGGTTCCCTCGGCCAAAGCCTCCCCCGGACACGTCGCCATGCCCCAGCCGATCAATGCGGCCGGCCATGCACGGCGGAGTCCGCGACCGGCAGATCGAGAGAAAGCATGCAGCTTGCGACTGAGATTCATGCGCAACACCAATTCGTTCATCCTTCGGTAATCGTCAGGTTCCACCCGCATCGGATCTCGCCAATCCGCGGTTCATTCGCTCCGATTTTGAATCAGCGAATGGGCGGCCGCTTCATTTTACCACGCCGCCGAAAAAGCAACAGCCGGCTCGTCGACCGCTTCCGGCTCGTCAACTTGGCAAAAAAACTCCTCCACTGGGGCCGCGACACGGCGAAAATCGCGGGTCGACATGGCCAGCGTGTCCCAAGCCGCCGATATGGTGTGCGCCCGGGCCGTGTAATCCGCCAACCGGACTCCCAAAAAGCCATACAGACGCCCACCGAAGGCAAACAGTTGCTCGGCCGGCAGTGGGGCGCGATCTCCCACAATGTCGTAGGCGAATACAAACAGCCCGCTGAATGACGGGCCGAACAAGCGCTGCCAGGCCGTCAGGCTGCGCAGATCATCATGCGTCGACCAATTTTTCCAGTACTGCTTTTGCCCGCCTGAGGGAAAGCGGCGTCCCTTGACATCG
This genomic interval carries:
- a CDS encoding HYExAFE family protein, producing MAKRDNHYEVAFEEFLRQRQIPYVAVDEKKRALFGDASLKSLDFIVSTPLGPSWLVDVKGRRFPSGGQKQYWKNWSTHDDLRSLTAWQRLFGPSFSGLFVFAYDIVGDRAPLPAEQLFAFGGRLYGFLGVRLADYTARAHTISAAWDTLAMSTRDFRRVAAPVEEFFCQVDEPEAVDEPAVAFSAAW